The sequence TGTATGTGACAAAGCAGTCACTTGAAAGATATTCCAAGAAAAACATATCATGTCTCGGGTGGGTAAAGAAATATGTGTATGGTGATGTATTAGGCTTTGACATCCTTCTAATGCACTCACCACCACTGTTGTCCTCTGACCCTACAATTGTGTTGGTCTTTCTGCTGACTCAGTTTGTTGGGGATTATTGAGCTGACCACATGTACAtgctttgtttgtttgtttttttgtctgGAGAGAGTAAGTTGATTGGGGCCCTCAGAGATAAAAAGAGAAATGTGCAGTGACGAGAGTTTTCTACAGTAAGAGGTCATGATAGAGCAATAACACTGGACTGGGTCCGGGGACAGCAAATTGGCAACGAGAGACATGAATTATTCCAGAATTATACCGGAGATAAAGTCTTCCGAGAGATGTCTTTAAATTATATCAAGAACTTCTATGAAGGATGTGTGAGTATGCAGTGGAGGATTAACACTGATTATGGATGTGGAAAATTAGTTTTACAGGATCTATCCAGTTCTTAACCAAAGAAGGAGAGAGGGCAAATTAGGGCTATTACAATTTGGTAATAGTTAGAATATTTTACTAAGATTCCCAGCTGTTTTAAATAAATCTTAATGGTGTTTATTTGCCCTAATGTTTGACACCAAAATGATGTATTTTGCTGCTATGGTAGTTAGCAATCTTAGAGTTTGTGGATGCTAATGCTTGCAATTGAATTCCTGAATAATTATGGACGGTCTCCCTGTTATTTATGTGTTGGTGTATATCTAGAGATTTctatgaattgtaatgtgcataacAATGGGTATATCTGccgttctgtttttttttgtgtgcattgcTGACTAGCCACTGATAAAACACAATGCACAGCAGACCCCTCCAGAGCTGGGGTGGTTAGCAGAGGATTCTGTGGTGTTTTCAAAAATGCTGAGGACAATCGCTTCTTTTAATGGCAAACAAGTACTGGATTCTGCATGGGGTTTATATGGCAGTTCTGCGTGTGCCGTAATTTCAGTGCAAATACACCTTGCACCAGGTTACTGATTGTGTGCTTGCTCTGTGCAGAATGTATGCAAGTTGctgctttttgttttattaaaaagcAAAGTAGTACAGAATATCAATCAACAAACATGAATGGCTCAGTGGCTAACAGTTCATTTAATTGAATTAGCTTTCTAATGTCTTCCCTCTTTTCCAGCTCAGGCCTCCCACAGTGATTGGTCAGTTCCACACCCTTTTCTTTGGCTCTGTGCGCATGTTCTTCCTTGGTGTCCTGGGCTTTGCAGTGTATGGAAATGAGGCCTTGCATTTCAGCTGTGATCCAGACAAGAGGGAGGTCAACCTCTTCTGTTACAATCAGTTTCGACCAATAACTCCTCAGGTGAGGCAAAGAAATTAGGGCTTTTATTTCtggtttaaaaacaaaacagattgTTAAAGGTAGTCGAACAAATTGTTTTGGAGATGCAATTTTTAGCACTTATTGCTATGGCTTTTACATGAATccatgtctctgtatgttctatgTGACAGTCTAGAGATTTCTTATTTACTGCAATGATTTTTCTGACATATCCATAGCAGCAATATAAATTAGGCCTCTGCTTAAATACTGTACTTTTTTGGACTTCCaagaacagaaaaaaaaatcaatgctgTCTTATTTGTATTGAGTGCTTTGATTTTGaaggcacctactgtactgtaatactCTTTCTTGTTTTTAAATGTGGATTGGTAGCACCATAATAGCTCACAGCTGCAACAATATTTGCTCTGCAGTCAGCTCTCAACTGTGTTCTTAATGTAAAAAAGGGAATTTATCAGCATTACTCAATTTATGCATTGCAGCAAAAGAAATCACATATATATCACATTATCAGACAATgggtaatactgtacagtatattctaagcagtgctattccataagacacactCTGGCCCTTTGACTTAAATGGGTCATATGATTTCTACAAAGGTTTATTGCTGTGAGAAGACACTATTCTGCTGCAACCTAACTCTTCGAATTGcgctacttagtaaatatggtcccacGTCTTATTATTGCTATCATATGCAATTATGTTAAACTGGACAAAATAGTCTATCAACATAAGACACCAGATCAAAATTGATAAACTAAAGACTGAAAAACATCTAAATGCAAGACCACTCTACAACACACTTCAAGAAAGTGAAAAGCCTGGCCATCAATCGTCATTGATTGTAATCTCACAATAGAATAACAAGTCAAACAGACAGTCACGTTCTGCCTCTATCATCTCCCTACACCAAGAGGCTCAAACTCTCCTTAAGGAAAAATACCTGTGCAAGGTCACCCGCTCCCTGTGGCAACACACACTACCTTGGTTTGCCAAACAACCAAGTCAATCATTTGCAAGCAATTCAGAACACTGCTGCTAGAGCTACCACTTCAGTGGAACCCTGAGAGAACTTGACTGGCTTTCAATCAGATAGTGAATTGAGTTTAAGGCTCTCTCAACAATCTATAACTTTACAAACAGTGTGGTAACAACACACCTCTCAGAACACATTACTTCTTATCAGCAAACCAGACCAAGATCAAGCAACCACTCACCACTCAGTGTTCCTCATTCCACTAGGAAGAAGGGCTCAGACTTTGAAACAATTTCCCTATTAACATCAGGAAAGAGTCTGCCTCCCAAGCTTTCAAGAATTCACTTAAAAACCCACCCCTTCTTTGAAGCTTTTGGGCACTATCCTCAAATGCTCCCAATTTTGCCCTGTGCAGCAAAACCCTTGGTTAGTTGTTGCACTAAAAAAAACTTTGATTGAAACTGGAGTAGAACTTGCACTGGTGCAAAACTGAGGTTGGTGCTTTGAAATGTATGATGGTAAAACAGTAGAAGCTAATTTAATAACTACAAAAGGCAAATGTTGTTCTGTATTTTTGTGTAGTAAAGTCACTGTTACAGCTAGAAAGACTGGTAGCATGGATCTTATGAAAATGAATGTATGAACTTGTACAGTAGATTGCTGAAACAGTTTccgtgattttttttaaaaataataatgtgtgAATCTGAGAAATATATAAGTGCAAGCTATTTTTCAATTTACTGCGTCAAAaaaatcataattttttttttttttttttttttttagagaaatcTTGGCTAAATTTCCAAATACACTTTTTTGTGCAAAATATTTGCAAATGTTGGTGATTTTTAAGTTTCTAAAATGTGTCCCTTTTGCACACTTGCAAAaggtttcacccatctctacttaaaaatacatttaaaaaaaaaaagtagaactGTTGTCAATTGATAAGGCCTAAAAAGGGCAACTTAGATCAAAAGTAATGATGAACCTTATGAATTGTACTACATTTTTCTCTCAATCCTTTTTGGCACAAATGTCATGTAATCACTTATAGCAATCACATGATCGTGATCCTTCTTTGTCTCTCCTCATGACATCTCTGAATATaaaatgatttatttaattgaccTACATGCATTGACCCTGCGTGTGTTCATTTAGATGCTTGGATTATAAAAACCTCAAATGACCGTTCTGAAAACCTTctattttccaggtattctgggCACTGCAGCTAGTGACAGTTTTGGTCCCAGGAGCAGTTTTCCATCTCTACGCTGCTTGCAAGAACATTGATCAAGAAGACATTCTCCAGAAGCCTGTCTACACTGTCTTTTATATTCTCTCTGTGCTGTTGAGGATTACCTTGGAGGTTGTGGCTTTTTGGCTACAGAGTCATCTTTTTGGCTTCCAAGTGAATCCAATCTTTAAGTGTGACGCCGGATCCCTAGATAAGAAATACAACATCACCAGGTGCATGGTTCCAGAGCACTTTGAGAAAACTATTTTCCTCATTGCTATGTACACTTTTACTGTGATTACAATGGTATTGTGTGTTGCTGAGATTTTTGAGATCCTCTGCAGACGGCTAGGTTTCCTAAACAGCCAGTGACCTATCTGTCTTGCTACCTGCGTTACTTCCAGTCCTGGTGATGTTTAATAAGTCCTCAATTGTGAGGAAGATTGTTTCCTAAATAACTCTGCAATTTTTCTGCAGGAATGTATGCATGCTAAATGTATGTAGCAGTATTTACACAAAAACATGTTAGAAATAGGTGTCCATGTtgaaatggacatgaagcaaaaggtgacattgtgtgctcatttgcatgccatttcccagaatcccttgctgcagtggaagcactgtatgctaagagaatggcgaaaagcagggttagatacctgtctgagacatgtgaatgtgctcatgagtgatatttttattttctgtacaatGTTACGGgggacaacttttttttttatatagtgatTAAGAAATACAAATATACTTAGATTTTATTCTAAATTTGTACATATTTAGTTTGGGGTGGCAAGTAATTTAATTCAATCAAATGGAATTCCACATCATATATTCTAGTGGATAATATTGTAGTATGTATCAAACCTCCCACAACAGATTAGTTAAACTACAAAGGTTTATTGCTGTGAGAAGACACTACTCTGATGCACCCTAACTCTTGTGTACATGGTAAGAGGGACACAGCACGAGCTGTAATGCATGCTTTAAGTCCATTCACTATGGGCAGTACAGGTATTTTGTCTTTCGAATTGGTTACCTAGGCCCAATGTTACTAAATGGTGTGCAGCTTAAGTCCTATTTGAATGGGACGTAAGATGTGATGAGGCTAAGCACCGGTTAGTGAATTAGGTCCGACTTTTAGTTAACTGGAAGTCACATGCCCAGAAATGGCTGTATATTGTCAGAGCGTAAAACCATTTTTTATGTACTTCAGACGGTGAAATATGTCGAATGAATGAAAGGTGATAACAATTGTATAATTTTCTtccgttttttatattttacattctCCAGTTTTACTGTTGCGACTTCACCTTTTTCCTCACAAGTTGCAATTCCTTCTGAAAACAAATGAGGTTGAAAATACAGTAGTGAGTTTTGTAACCGTTAACGACCCCTTATGGAAATTTCAGGCTTTGGCGGTGGTGATGATAGCGTAGTAATATTACAAGCTaatcacacaaaaaaaatcttccTTCCAAGTATATATTTTAGGCGTTTATTTAATAATCCCTGAAGAGACCGATCaagtcccattcaagtcaatgggtgtATGTCAGCCGATTGCACTGCGCTTGGCTGCTTCTGGTCTTATTAAATAAGCCCCATAATTAGTGACTTAATGTGGTGTTAGCCTAACtcaggggtcggcaacctgcggctCCCGGGCCGCATGCAGGTTCCCGACACCcatctgctgcctctctccctcactatcctgcggcaaagctaagctggcctgATCCTCTGAGTTTGCCTGCTGGAAGGTGTCCTTGGAGGTGGCTGTCCAGGCAGCTTGCTGTagaccagcggtgcacaaactggggggggggggcgggagatctTTGTAGGGGGGCacagtggttgcagaggccccgcactcttccccatggcatttaaattaaatgccgggagatcgcgtgaggcctctgcaatctattacttaccgagattcaggcAGCTAATGACGCGTCGCAATATGACGCCGAGGGGTCACGtgctgtcacatgaccccgcggcctCATTTGACGCagggaacggaggtaaggggggcgcaagCACCGGAGGCAGCAGGCGAGGGGGGGGTGgtgcagctgcaaaagtttgcgcacccctgctgtagactgGTAGAAGGAGGTTCCCCTGACATGCACCTCTTTGAGCACCTTTCAGCAGGCAGCTCGGCAGACCCCCTATCTAAAAGTTTCTAACAGGACCCCTCAATCCTCCACGGCAGCCAGTAGGCAGCAGCACACTCAGATCCTCTCTTCTCTTCCAATATAcctgtcccccctctcactcctctcttTTCCCATCTATcattcctctcttccccctgtctctttctccttaTCCGTCTCTTttgcctcccccccacactctcctcctccccctcccccctccctctctcccccccccctccctctctcccccccccctccctctcccccccctccctccctctcccccccctccctctccccccccctctcttcccccctctatctctcatcttAGCCACTTTGCTTTGCCAATGCACGGTTCCCCCTGTGGTAGCAAAGGAGTTAAACCAAGGCTCGCCACCAGGCTTTTCGGACTCGAGCCTTGATCCGGGTTTCGGCACAGTTGGTGAGTGGAGTAGGGGAGGGACTGCCTGTCCACTTCAGTAAAGAAGAGCTCCTGGTGGAGGAAGGGGGTCTGGTTCTGGACTTTTGGGGTAGCcaaccaggctcccctcctctgtCGGGCCTGGAACAGTTCATCCCCCCCTGATGACAGCCATGAAACCAACTGTGCTGTTATAACGCAGTTCCTGTGTGTGGAATGAATCAATGTTTAAAAATGACTGTGAGCAAGAATGGCAGATGCTTCAGCATGTTCAGAGCTGAACGTAAGgtgttttttaaaatattatttgtcCATGGTTACTTTAGTGTTTTCTTAGCAAATATCCATCCGACTTGTTTTAAAAGAAAGAGTATCTCtgctttcaaataaaaaaaattgtaatctCAGGAACAACTTTTCAATGTGTGAACTTACTGTTGGTGTGTAAATGTTTTTAACAAGCATTCTAGTACAACACGCGTACCGTAGATCTGATTCACATGTAATCAGGTCACATTTTTATCCAGAGTGTCAAATGTTCTTCAAAAAAGATTTATATATGTTCttatcattgtatttttttttatgtgcgAGGGGCGATAATTCAAGGTATGATAGTTTGATTTACTCCCAtgtagaccaaaaaaaaaattgaataaaaaatgtaataacgtaagttttatttatttgtgtcccatgaaaaatgtgtgttttctttttcttcctgtcCTGTCCAATTCATGTTCATCACATAGTAATTGCTTGTCATGTTTGGCTAAATATAGGTTCACACCGTAAATACTTTACaaagaacaaaacaaaattatttacCT comes from Ascaphus truei isolate aAscTru1 chromosome 4, aAscTru1.hap1, whole genome shotgun sequence and encodes:
- the GJE1 gene encoding gap junction epsilon-1 protein isoform X2; the encoded protein is MSLNYIKNFYEGCLRPPTVIGQFHTLFFGSVRMFFLGVLGFAVYGNEALHFSCDPDKREVNLFCYNQFRPITPQVFWALQLVTVLVPGAVFHLYAACKNIDQEDILQKPVYTVFYILSVLLRITLEVVAFWLQSHLFGFQVNPIFKCDAGSLDKKYNITRCMVPEHFEKTIFLIAMYTFTVITMVLCVAEIFEILCRRLGFLNSQ
- the GJE1 gene encoding gap junction epsilon-1 protein isoform X1 encodes the protein MGRPNNTTPGLRLLRPPTVIGQFHTLFFGSVRMFFLGVLGFAVYGNEALHFSCDPDKREVNLFCYNQFRPITPQVFWALQLVTVLVPGAVFHLYAACKNIDQEDILQKPVYTVFYILSVLLRITLEVVAFWLQSHLFGFQVNPIFKCDAGSLDKKYNITRCMVPEHFEKTIFLIAMYTFTVITMVLCVAEIFEILCRRLGFLNSQ